A single genomic interval of Diabrotica undecimpunctata isolate CICGRU unplaced genomic scaffold, icDiaUnde3 ctg00000719.1, whole genome shotgun sequence harbors:
- the LOC140431657 gene encoding uncharacterized protein: MAKYQPQIHFEDRLLNYNKHPKYLGVTLDRTLNFKEHLTKTAAKLRTHNNIRQKLCGTTWGSSAPTLRSIALGLVYPVVEYCAPVWHTNSPHTHRVDVQLNQAMRTISGTIKATPTYWLPALSHIAPPPIRRKYALVREFTKINTDPELRSHVGTSARDINRLRSKHPPLKTAKSLVDQNFNVTERWREQWENNAAPANWNMPCITSKLQPTETNLDHTQ; the protein is encoded by the coding sequence ATGGCCAAATATCAACCTCAAATTCATTTTGAGGATAGACTCCTTAACTATAATAAACACCCAAAATACTTAGGTGTTACACTTGACAGAACGCtaaactttaaagagcatcttacTAAGACTGCTGCAAAACTCCGAACTCATAACAACATCCGGCAAAAGCTCTGCGGCACTACATGGGGCTCCTCAGCACCCACACTTAGATCGATAGCATTAGGACTGGTATACCCCGTAGTGGAATACTGTGCACCAGTATGGCATACAAACAGTCCACATACTCACCGTGTTGATGTCCAACTCAACCAAGCCATGCGAACTATATCGGGCACAATCAAGGCAACGCCCACTTACTGGTTACCAGCTTTGAGTCATATAGCTCCACCACCCATCCGCCGAAAATATGCCCTTGTCAGAGAATTCACAAAAATCAATACTGATCCTGAGCTCCGCTCCCATGTCGGAACTTCCGCCAGAGACATAAATAGGCTCCGTTCAAAACACCCGCCTCTAAAAACAGCAAAAAGTCTAGTAGAtcaaaactttaatgtaactgaacgGTGGAGAGAACAATGGGAGAATAACGCTGCACCAGCTAACTGGAACATGCCATGTATTACAAGCAAGCTTCAACCAACCGAGACGAATTTGGACCACACTCAATAG